Genomic DNA from Theobroma cacao cultivar B97-61/B2 chromosome 3, Criollo_cocoa_genome_V2, whole genome shotgun sequence:
TCTCTAGCAATTTGTTTTTTGCCACTTTTTGTTGGCTTAGAGTGcaagtgaaaataaaaaagttgttTGTTTTAATAATTGTATATGGCCTTTATCCCTGTCACTTTACTCATTTTTCCTGTGTGTATAGAGATCACGAGATTCCTTGTTGGTTTAAGGGTTTTGGTTTTATGAGATCACTGCCAggttttttttcaagtttttctAACATTAAAGTTTAAAGTCGTTGATGGGGTGCATGCTTTTCCAAATGAAGGTTATTTCTAACGTTAAGATCACTATTCTACTGCTTCAAGATGAGAAGATTTGGAGATTATTTGTttcataattcttttttttctttctcccctCCTCTCTCTTACATGAACAAATCAGTTTTGCTTGTATGTGATTCTGagattttggttttgttgtTGACAATGTATTTGCTTGATCATTAAGATCTTAATTGAAGCCTCATTACTGATTTTTTtctgttcttcttttctttattttttcttttgtacgAGGACACGGACTGTTTTTCTTCAAGTATTTTAGAAACACTGTCTTTTTGGTGGTTTATAGGATATGGTCAAATAAGCACGAGACTATAGCATGGGGCGACTTGGTTTGCAATGaatcaattttatattgattGTTATTATGcatgatttatatttttcactaCAAATCTGCTACTGTATATATGTAGTCAAGCACATCCCAATTAATGAGGCATATCTTGATCCTACTTGGTAATATTAATtaggaaattaattttccCCTGGCTTAGTGAAGATGCTGATTCTCTGTTTAGCTGGTATGTCAAACCTATGTTTATATGACTCGCATTTCTTGCAGGACTGTAAATGTATCAATGGGACTAGAGATGGATTCGGACTTAGAGAAGAACTGCACATTAGGTCTGAGTCCTAACACTGTTCTTCCATCTCCTCGACAATGTCCAAACATTGAAAAGAGATATCCAAAAGGAAAACCAGGTCATAAAGATGATTTATTGAGGGCAAAGGAGGCATTTACTGAAATCAGCTTTCGTCGCTACCGCAGTGCTTCTTGTAAGAACATTCAGTCTAGACCTGTTGGGCCAGAAGGTAATGCTGAGCTGAAGCGAGGTTCCATATACCAAAGCTCCAAAGAggtaaggaaaatgaaaaaaacagGTTCTGTCGAGGgaaggagaaaaattgaattatcGCGTAGTAGTGACAGCTCTTTTTCCTTCAGAATTGTCGATTCCCTTTGTAACTCAGAAGAGGAAAGCTCACAAGAAAGAAATCCAGTGATGTCCGGTGGCTCAAACTTGAAATCAGCATCCATTACCAAACCATGCTTAGAAACATGCTCATCAGATGACTTCATTGAAATCTGTCTAAGTTCAAACAAGAGAGGAAAACAGTCTGTGGAAACTGTAGGGACAGATAGCAAGAGGGACATTAGTTTTGGATGTGAACCTGTTGTCAGTGCTTTAGATGACGGTAATGACCTTGTTGGAAAAGACACAGTTAGCAATCTGCATAAGTCACACTCTCCTAAGGTCGAAGTGCCTCATTCACCCTCTTCATCAGAAAGTGATTGGTTCTCCAAAGCCAGCTCAAGGGCCAGATTTAGCCCAATTAGAAAGATGTTTGATCCATTCATGAAATCAAAGTCTCTGAGAAGTCCTTTGGGTTATGTAGCAGAAGCTGATAATGTCAAAACTATTGGGATGGAAAATATGAGAAGAAATAGGACATTTAGAAAATCTTTGTTACATGACTTCTCGCATTCACCTCAGAATTCAGAATTGGATTCCCAGTTTATCAAGAAAGATAGCATTCAGTCACCAGTGGCAAGCTCACCAGTTCACCTACATGGTTGTCTGAAGGTGGGAGTAAAACAGGGGGTACCATTTTTTGAGTTCTCAATGAATCAACCAGAAGATGTTTTTCTTGCGAAAACATGGAAGGCAGATAATGCTTTCAATTGGGTGTATACCTTTCACTCTATTGGCAATAGAAAGAAGAGCAATGCCAGTATATGGGGGTTGAGTGATAGTAGCAAAGATTCTTCAATTGTTGCGCAGATGCAAGTTTCCTGTTGTTTGTGCTCAGAAATTAAAGATGGTGGGGTTCTTGACAACTCCATGGTTACAGAGTTTGTTTTGTATGATATTGCACATGCAAGACAACATGTTTCTGTCCTAGGATCCTCTGGGTTTGATAAAACCTCTACTTGTTCTAGTCCAGGCTTGGCTGTGGGATGTTATGAATCAGATGATGGCTTTAATTTGGTGAAGCTTAGAGATCACTTAAATCTTGCTTCTGACagtgatgaatttgaattgCCAAGTAGATCAACTCCACGGCTACTTGCTGATTTGCATCGGAACCTTGAAATTGCAGCCATAGTTATTCAAGTACCATTTaagaagagagagagcttAAAATACAGAAGAGGGGATAAAATAGGTGATGTGAGGCATTTGAACGTACTCAATGTCTCTACGGTTGAGGAAAGTAAAAGCAACATACAAGATAGCAGGAGTCAAGAAAAAGTGAAGGTGGTTATTCCAACTGGAAACCATGGCATACCTAGTTCTGAGACCCAGGGTCCTTCATCACTACTGGATAGGTGGAGGATGGGTGGAGGCTGTGATTGTGGTGGCTGGGACATGGCCTGTCCCCTTGTAGTTTTTGGCAATCCCAGTATAAATTGTTCTGAAGATCAACCCCTGGTGGACAGTGAGCGGCCTTTTGAACTGTTTCTTCAGGTAAGGTTTTAGTTCTATGCCAAAGAAAATTTCTCACAAACATAGCTCATGATGAAAATTTCACCATCAGATTATTGGATAAGGATCATGTTAAtatcttttaaaagaaatggcttagGATGCTGACTCCATATGAGAGGATTTGATCTTGGAGATTCTGCTCTGTCTGCAGCTTGTGGTCTGGATAGGGCTCTATTTCTATAACTGCTCAGTGTTATGACTGTGTTTGAATGAACTACAAAATATGCATGTATACCCTATGTCTAGGAGTCTTTTATCAGGGTTCTAGAAAGCTGATGGAAATGATTTCACCCCCTTTTTTCTGTTATATCTTTAAAGTTGAAACACTCATCTATCAAGATGGTTTGATTTGTTGCTCAGATGCTTATGTGAATAAGATATGGAATTTACCTTGACATTTATAATTAGAAAGCATTCTGCTTCTCAGAGATACTTTGATTAATGCTCATTTTGTAGATATGATTAAGTTCTCCCTTGactaacttaattttaatatttgtgtaGGGTGCCAAAGAGATTACACCAGCATTGACCATGACAGCCATTGAGGGAGGGTATGCAGTTGATTTCCATGCAAAGTTATCCACATTACAAGCATTTTCCATTTGTGTTGCTATATTGCATGGTACAGAAACTTCCGCTGGTGCTGGGGAGGCACAAAGCAAACATTTGTCCCACTGCAATTCACTAAAAGTGCTTATTGAGGAGGAAGTGAAATTCTTAATAGAATCGGTCACGGGGGAGGAGAAGAAAGTCAGCAAGAAGGTGGAAGCAATCCCACCATCTTATGTAATTAACCCTCCGTTCTCTCCAATTGCTCGCGTTTAGACTTGAAACAACTGGCTTGTTGAATTTAAAATGGCCTCCCCGTAGAACCTGTTGTGGTTTTTGGAGTGGCTGTCGCTGAAAGCAAGTGAAGGGGTGGAAATGTTAGCTCTAAAAATGGAGAAGGGTCCAACATTCAGCCATTTCAATCGAGGGTTACTGTACAGGGATATCTATATTCAATGGCACAGATCCACATCTTACTCGGTAAATCTGAAATGCCTGTCTTGAATACTGTCAAATGGGTTTACAGATTGATTGATGTGCGAGTTTCTGCCACAAACTCGCGCAAGCATTTCTTCACTGCACTATTGATTCATTCTTCACTTCTATAAGTAGAATTAGAATAGAAACACCATACTGTCCATATCGTAACTTGATAGCAGGGGGAAAGTAGTCATGTAGCTATTGAGACTTCTGGAGATAGaaattttctctcattttaCTTGTATTATATTGAGGCTATGGAGGCTATGAGGGTAGTAGTAAATCGTAGAACATTTTGCCTGAAAGCTCCCTTCTAGTCTTTTACCATGTTTGGAGCCAAAGTaatttaaaagagaaaagcaTTGTTCACAAAAAGTTGTGTATCCTTCATAATAATAACCTACTTTTATGCTTATTTTGTTCTCATATTCCTTCAAGTTGCTCACCAGTtcctctaatcttttatcCTATCTATCCTTTTATCTTTAACTATTTCCCATTTTCAATAATTCAGTACTTCTGCCAACTGTGAGATATCCACGCTGTGTTCTCAGATTGTTTGTTGACTCGTCTGCCAGATTTAACTGTTGCACTCACAGGACATGTAAAAACTTTGTGGTGACCACTGCGCGGTACTTCTCAGGAGTCAGAACCAACTCTGTCAGTCTGTCTGCAGTGCAGACTTCATCGTGTTGGAATCACCATGACTCATTCCAGTATATTCAAGCACCGAATGAATGGCCCCAAGATTGCTGATGTACCCAGTTCCATTATCATGTTGTAAATGCCAGTGAAGCTGTGCATTCATCAAAGCTCCATAGATTCActtcaaaggaaaaatgttcCCATGCGGAAATGgactttttgtctttttctccCACCTCATTGAAAGTGAATGATTGGAGTTATTTAAAGACTGAAGACTAGTGCTGCTGAGAATACATGCATACATCATGACACTGAAAATCCTTATTGTTTTGAGTCCTTTCCCTCCTGAATACAGTGCAGGATTACAATCTAAAGGTTATAATTAGTGCAACCATATTTAATGGCCATGATTCAATGGCACCTATGGGAGGTCATTACAAAAGATCCCAATGTTCGAGAATGGAGGAACGTGGGAACGTGTAAGCCTTAGCAAAATAAATGAGACGCCATTGCCGGGGATCAAACCCGGGTCACCGGCGTGACAGGCGGGAATACTTAGCACTATACAACAGCGACTAGATTGAGAGGgtctcaatttttcttttatacaaACAGAATTTTTTGAAACCGACATAGAGATCAATAAAATCGTATTCAACTCTCTTTTGGATTGCTACAGGTATTTAAGCATATTGATCACACAAACAAGATATCATAAAATTAGGGCAACGACTGGCGTAAATCATTGCAACTGCTTTGAGCATTTGTAAACAAAGTTAATATCCCCCTCACCTACAACTTTCCATAATAACTCCATTATAAATATGTAACGCCAAAGCaaataaattgtttgattgatgattataaattatatgttgcCTCATATTACAAAGATGTGGAACATTAATGATACAAATATTAGCCATCCACCAGCAGTGACGCTCATTACTGTCTCAAAACATGGCAGTAATAACTGGCCTGCTTGCACCAGCCATTCCTGATACATTGTATTTTCCAACATCTTCTATTAGCACAAAGAATCTTAACCTGTATGGCAAGATGACAATCTTTGTCAGTTTATTTTTCAGGCTTTGCCTTAAGTCAATTAGTTTTTGCATCACCTCAAAAAGGTCTCTTGTATTAGCCAAAACACTTTTCCACATGCTCTTATGCTTGTGTCATCATCAGCTTGTTAACAATGCCTCCATGATAATTAGGAATGAAAACCGTGCAACCCTGATGCTGATGGTGATGTTCTCGGCATTGGTGTTGATGCTGATGGTAATGGCGATGGTAATTGTGATGGAGAATTATCTTGGTTTTCCATGTGCTGTTTCTGAATTATAAACTGCGGCACCTCCAAAGAGAATAACTGCTTGAAAAACTCATATGATGCAAAGAAGAGTGCCCCTTGAGACACATACATAACCAACCTAGGAATCAATCCCCTGGCCGACAttttaagaaacaaaattatcaTCTCATACATGCAGCAACTGGATGCAGGACTCTAGTAGGGTAATTGAAAAATAGCAGTTGGACCAGTCTGTAAAAGCTACACTGAATAAGAAGTAACTAAAATTACAAAGTCAGCTATCAAGCAATCTTGACTCACAAATGAGTATGTGCTTATCCCACATACATATAAATGGAAATCGAATTTTGTTATAAACTGACATAACTTAATAATAGTGAAAATGTATTGACTTAGAGGGTTACCTATAGAGCCCTTTCAAACCTTCTTGTGCCCTTATATCTTGAAGGGCATGATACACACTATTGTATTGGCTCGAAGATCCAGGTATCTGCATGACAACCTTCACGTAAGAAACACAAATAATCCAGTAAACTATAACGAACACATAAGGAACAGGAATATCTAGTACAATGACATAGCTACAAGCGTTTTGGTAggatataaaaatattaattgtaTAAATTGCCCAAAAGACCAAAACTTAAGCAAATACTTCAGTGTTTCTGAGCACACTATAAGGTTTTGGCCAGAGAAAGATTACATCATATAAAAATCTATGCGCTTTAAATTTATGTCAAAGATTGAAAGTGTCCTCTTCAGTAAAATTTGAGACCCAAATAAATGTTCTTGCAATCATAGaactatataataaaaattggaAAAGACAGCCTTTAAGCCTGCACTTAAAGAGTATTTGGCCAAGTTTTGCAAAGAACCAAATGCAGGGGCTATAATGAAATAATACATAGAGATTGTACACCTGTGTCTGTAATCTTGTCTTCACCACATCAAAGGGAGTTGTGAACAAAGCAGCAGTTGAACCAGCTAGCCCACCACAAACTAGCTGCAGAATAAGAAGATCATATCATCACCTCCGATGTAAGTGCAATTTCAGAAGACAGAAACCAAAAATGCTAAGATTGAACTGCCAAAATATCAAGGTTATCTTAAAAAAGAAGGATCCAAGAAGACAAACTGTCTGCAGAGTGTTTGGTTGAGCAGAGGACTGCAATGATGTCAACATGACTTGCTTCAAGCTTTCATATGTGTAGAACTGCACATATAGGCAATGATAGCCTCAGAAATCAAATGTTAAAGGAATTACTGGATATTAAAGAGAAGAGAGGTAGGAAGGGTGGTGGAGGGAAAGAACCaagaattgaaaacaaaattgtaCTTTGTGGAGTTATATCTATGTTATGTTAACTTGTTAAGCAAGGTCCTTTTCACTCTCTTGGAACTTCCAACATTCTACTACTTGAAGAGCCATTTTTTAGCTAGCCATGAATGTTACATGGAACAGAACACAATTAACCGAAACATGTAAAGAGACCTAACCTTGATGATTGAGTGTGGAACATTCCTGCAGAGTACAGCCCCCCACCCAGTGTAGAGTGAAGGCAAACCCCCCTTCTTCACAATTCCAACCAAGGCATTCCTGCAGAAATAGATTATGAGTATTATGGAGAGAAGAATATTGAACCACACCAGAAGAAAAATTGATAGCAATCACACAGAATGAGAAGAACttgtttaatgaaaatataattgaaCAGAAAAGAAACATAAACATGTTAAACATATTGATCTTCTGATCTTGACAAAGGTAGTACCAGGAACTTGGAGGTATACCAGCAGTTTTGATAGTGCACACCAACTTGCATCTGCTGCTTTACACGCTCACTAGgggtaaaaataaaagaagtagCAATGCTTGCACAACCGCCAGCCATGCAATGAGCTAAAGAATGATACTCCtgcaaaaaaggaaaaaaaaaaaggtgatcTAATGTAGCACTTAGAGAGTTACCCTGTTATATCTCCCCCCCTattttccaaattaaaaaacaacAGCTGTAAGATGCAGGGACAGAAATAAACACAGTTGCAATTTGGTGCGTGTCACTATGCGTTAGGATCCACACCAAATCACATTAAAAGATTCAAGCTACCTTAGGAAAAAGAGGAAGCAAAGCCCCTTTAACTGATTCATAAGAGAAAGTATAAAGGGCAGATATTGGAGCTGAAGATGCAATATTGCTAGCAATGCCGCGATATAGTCCAGTTAAACCTGTAAATATCACATCAATTAATATGCAGAAAGCAAGCAGGGCAAGTCTAATTCACAATAAAAATGAGCAGATCAGTCTCAATCACCTCCAATTTTATACAAAGGATATACCTCTTTCAGAAATTATTGATCTTCCAATAAAACAGATTGACTTCTGCTCTGCACGACAAGATTGAATGACCGTCTTAACTGTATCAACAGGATGTAGACAAAGACTGACAAATATTCCAGCAAAAGCCCCTGCAAAAGCATGCTCTTGCTTAGCAAGAGCAAATTGGGGTTTTTCACTTGCTGTTGAGTGACTTTCCATTCTACTGTCATCCTCAGTGGAAAACGGTTCAGgttgttttctttcatttttaaggCACTCATTACCATCACTAAGATGTTGGCACTCTTTGTATGTACTACTACAGGAAGCTAAAACATTTATATGATAATCTGCACAAAGATTAGAATCCGGTGTCCTTGAAACACTACAATTTGCCTTGGTTTCTTGAACAGAAGTGAGGAAATAATCTGAGCGCAGAGAGGTGGTTCTTCTTGTATCCATAACCAATTTCGCATCATGCAATATGGATGAATCTATAGATTTGATACAATGAGAATAAGGTTCAGCATTTTCAGTGGGCAAGTTATCTGTCGGATTAGTTCTATCTGCTGAAATGCAGCCTCCTGAATCACTACTTGTACCACCCACATCGCAATATTTACCCAATTTCTTGTTCTCAGTCTGGACATTTACATAATACTTAAGTCCACCAGGAATCATCTCCCTCATCCATTTGTATACATTTCCAAATTCATATGAGAATCCAACAGCTGAAAGCCCCTTTGCTTTCCAAGACTTATTAGACAAGTCAGTACCACAGCACAGAAGCCCCTGGTAAAATGAACACTTAGGATTTTTGTTACAAAAATCAAACATGGACATCTTCTTGGTTATTTTGACAAACTTAAAGTTTGGCTTCATAGCAGGTGGGAGTTGGCTAGCTGTCCCCAAATCAACACAAAAGTACTTACTATCAGCTGAAATAGATCCTGTGCCATTTTCCTCCCTCCCCAGATTGACCAATATATCCTCTTTCTGAGAAACAAAATGGTTTCTATCCAGATTTGCCTGCTGTTGAAAAATAGTAAGACGGCTGGCACAGTTCCATATCTGGTTTAAAGACGAGATGAGCTCAGCTGTGCTCAGTATTTCGGGTTCCTTGGTTTCAGATTTTGTTCTACTTTTCCTATTTTTATCAGGGAGAGAAGGGGCATATTCTTCAGGAACAAGCTTACCAACCTCAAAGAAAGCCCCCTCATCTGCTCTCCACCTGTATTTGATTGAAGGTTGATCACTTCTACATGGATTTTTAGAGGCAGgcattttctcaaactctttcaAGAATTCCTCGAAAAAGCAGATATCACAACATTATCTCGCATAAAGGGAAACTGCAGCATAGAATTAAGAAAACACGTCATTGAACATAAACTAACAACAGGCACAGAACCCTTTTTAAATTCTGACAAAGATATAAGCAAACAAGtgaaaaccaacaagaaaGTAGAAAGGACAGTCAAACACAAACATCTACAGCCAACAGACTAATGTCAACTGCTAATAAACTTTAATCTTGCCTATTCAACTAAACAGTCTTAACAGATTCTTTAACCAAAAAATCTAAACAATGggcaaaaagtaattttttataacaatttcaatcaaaaatattcataacattaagAGAAAACAGTACACATGAAATTCCCagaataaagaagaaaatgaaataaaaacaaacttaCAAGATAATTGGtcccattttttattatagGTAAATTGAGCAAAAAAGGCGCTCCAATATCAAATTACTCAAGAAGCTGATTAACAATACAACATCCCTGGAtgataagaaaattaaaagaaaatcaaatttcaaactctaaaaaggttttaaagagagagagatgcaAAGTCTGCAGAGGGTTAGACCTCAAAGAATTTGGTTGATTACGAGGGAGACGGAGAGACTTGTGAATGCCGAGAATCATTTTCTCGAGAAAATTGATTGGGCGGAATGTTTGTTTCCTGAGAAAATTAGGGTTTAAGGCGGGTCTTAGCCGGGCTTATATGGAGATTTTGAACgggaaaataaattcaaaataacgTGTTCCCTTCCCTTCCCGTTCCATACCAGAATCCCCGTGCTAGATGGGCCTGTGGCCCACAATGAAATTGCTTGAAATATCCAGTGCGGACGGATTGTATATATGGGACTTTAACCACACGTGGAGAACGATAAATCCCATGGCCGTGAGGTGAGAATGGTAAATGGCATGAGCTTGTCtcaacataaaaaagaaaaaaattgaaatcaaattcaagtGCATATTGACATGAATTCGTGGAGTAAATTCATTAACACAagctcaaattttaattttgaggtGAATTTGTAATTATGGGTATACTTTTTTGTGAATTTGTAGTTATGGGTACTCTTAATcctttgaattttgttttgttgctCCATTACATTGTATGTTTAGCTCAATTATTcagaattttataaaataaaaacaaatttattattttatttgctaTTCATcatgtaaaataaattttattattgaggatatttattttatcatgTAGAATAACATGATATTTCTACGCATTACATCAAGGCAAACTTGCTCCTTAACAACAATTTGGATTTTTCGGTATGCATTCGCAAAAACCATTAGCACAGACGTTAAAATTAGATCGACACTGCGTCGCGCAATCATCGTTGGTTCTGCATTCAAACTGTTTTTGTTGAGCTTCAATTAATGGCGCATTTGAGAACAGTAGACTTGCCAGCAAAACTTGATTAACCATTttctgaaaaagaaaataatcttTCTTgtccatataaaaaaaaaaaaccaaatgaAAGCAAAAGGGTGGTAAAAACAGTTACTTTGAAAGTCTCCATATTGTCTACTACCAGAGGAATGGGAACTTTGTGCTGAACTATTGTAATTGTTGTGGCTGTTATATAAGAATTTCATAAGTATAACTAGGATGAGTGAAAggttaaaaaaatctaaaaaaaaaacatctaaattaattctaaatcttctttcaataataatttttgaaactttCCAAAATACTCAACATAAACGTTTCATTGGCAGATTCTTATTGAAACCATGTGCATACTTTTGAAACCACGTGCACATGCATATTGTTAGATGGACTTTACCTAAATTTTGTGATAAATGGAATAACTAATTAGTAATTAGTTTGataaatacaaataattttgaaatgcaaattatgaaaatttttaaaaccctTATAGGTTTCTTCTGTTAGATTTGTTCTaagtcaaattaaaaaaaaaatcatcaaaagttAATAAATTTGGGTTAAAAAGACAAGTTTAATGGGTGAAGTATGATTTGCAAAagttttttgtgtttttcttcttAGGTTTAATCTTAGGATAAGATTTTtaaacttgttctttaatggtaaaatttttatactttacaAACAAAGATtagaaaaataactaattaattagCTGATAActacaaattttgaaatttcgtTAAAATCGTTACTCAAATTTCTTCTTTAAGATTTGatctaagaaaataaatataaaatcttGTCTGAGCCCGGGTTCGAACCGGGGACCTCTAGTGTGTGAGACTAGCGTGATAACCAACTACACCACCCAGACGTTGATGGTTTTCTCAAAAGTCTTATTTATTCTTGCTAATATGATTCTCATAGTCATTTTCATACTATATTGGGCAACCTCCATCGCAGGATAACGCACAAAATATCACTAGGAAACTACACTAATATAATGCCGaaagaagtaaaaatattCTTACACCTTAGGAATACAGTTTCAAACCAATAACTTGACGAGTTTTTAAGTATCGGCAATAAATTGGGAGCCGCTTTCTTCCCAAACAATATGGTATTAGCGTTTATGCATGGATAATACTTGCAATTTGTTTCAATCTCTAAAACTAAATTGTATAGTTCAAATGCAATATCAGTTAAATCATTCTTAGTTATTTTATAAGCAATCAATGAGGTTGTTCCTCCCTTCCCTTCCCCTCTGCACCCACTCCATACCTTTTACAGCATATCTGGAGACATAATCTGATGGGTTTTGTGGGGGGAGACAATATTATAGATAGTCAATATAATGAGAACCCGAATGATAGGGCCGATGTGGCCCTCGAGAATGTATGTTACAAGTGAACAGTTCTCTATTACCCCTTCCAATAAGGTAAATGGAAGCGAGGAACAACCTACAGGCAATAAGCATATTTAAGCTGTAAACATAATTACAAACTAGACCGAGTCAGATTTCTTCTACCATCTAACATACATATACATTATATATCTtaatacatatacatatacatatatgcatacatatacatatacatatatatatatatatatatattatatatttatatatattatattcaaatcA
This window encodes:
- the LOC108661066 gene encoding uncharacterized protein LOC108661066 isoform X1 → MQHSQQAYDDLEQHCFFTRHEQKLSSSLSLPWSSCERKQILTLHSHSHFLSKHNLRHRTVNVSMGLEMDSDLEKNCTLGLSPNTVLPSPRQCPNIEKRYPKGKPGHKDDLLRAKEAFTEISFRRYRSASCKNIQSRPVGPEGNAELKRGSIYQSSKEVRKMKKTGSVEGRRKIELSRSSDSSFSFRIVDSLCNSEEESSQERNPVMSGGSNLKSASITKPCLETCSSDDFIEICLSSNKRGKQSVETVGTDSKRDISFGCEPVVSALDDGNDLVGKDTVSNLHKSHSPKVEVPHSPSSSESDWFSKASSRARFSPIRKMFDPFMKSKSLRSPLGYVAEADNVKTIGMENMRRNRTFRKSLLHDFSHSPQNSELDSQFIKKDSIQSPVASSPVHLHGCLKVGVKQGVPFFEFSMNQPEDVFLAKTWKADNAFNWVYTFHSIGNRKKSNASIWGLSDSSKDSSIVAQMQVSCCLCSEIKDGGVLDNSMVTEFVLYDIAHARQHVSVLGSSGFDKTSTCSSPGLAVGCYESDDGFNLVKLRDHLNLASDSDEFELPSRSTPRLLADLHRNLEIAAIVIQVPFKKRESLKYRRGDKIGDVRHLNVLNVSTVEESKSNIQDSRSQEKVKVVIPTGNHGIPSSETQGPSSLLDRWRMGGGCDCGGWDMACPLVVFGNPSINCSEDQPLVDSERPFELFLQGAKEITPALTMTAIEGGYAVDFHAKLSTLQAFSICVAILHGTETSAGAGEAQSKHLSHCNSLKVLIEEEVKFLIESVTGEEKKVSKKVEAIPPSYVINPPFSPIARV
- the LOC108661066 gene encoding uncharacterized protein LOC108661066 isoform X2 yields the protein MGLEMDSDLEKNCTLGLSPNTVLPSPRQCPNIEKRYPKGKPGHKDDLLRAKEAFTEISFRRYRSASCKNIQSRPVGPEGNAELKRGSIYQSSKEVRKMKKTGSVEGRRKIELSRSSDSSFSFRIVDSLCNSEEESSQERNPVMSGGSNLKSASITKPCLETCSSDDFIEICLSSNKRGKQSVETVGTDSKRDISFGCEPVVSALDDGNDLVGKDTVSNLHKSHSPKVEVPHSPSSSESDWFSKASSRARFSPIRKMFDPFMKSKSLRSPLGYVAEADNVKTIGMENMRRNRTFRKSLLHDFSHSPQNSELDSQFIKKDSIQSPVASSPVHLHGCLKVGVKQGVPFFEFSMNQPEDVFLAKTWKADNAFNWVYTFHSIGNRKKSNASIWGLSDSSKDSSIVAQMQVSCCLCSEIKDGGVLDNSMVTEFVLYDIAHARQHVSVLGSSGFDKTSTCSSPGLAVGCYESDDGFNLVKLRDHLNLASDSDEFELPSRSTPRLLADLHRNLEIAAIVIQVPFKKRESLKYRRGDKIGDVRHLNVLNVSTVEESKSNIQDSRSQEKVKVVIPTGNHGIPSSETQGPSSLLDRWRMGGGCDCGGWDMACPLVVFGNPSINCSEDQPLVDSERPFELFLQGAKEITPALTMTAIEGGYAVDFHAKLSTLQAFSICVAILHGTETSAGAGEAQSKHLSHCNSLKVLIEEEVKFLIESVTGEEKKVSKKVEAIPPSYVINPPFSPIARV
- the LOC108661066 gene encoding uncharacterized protein LOC108661066 isoform X3; protein product: MSGGSNLKSASITKPCLETCSSDDFIEICLSSNKRGKQSVETVGTDSKRDISFGCEPVVSALDDGNDLVGKDTVSNLHKSHSPKVEVPHSPSSSESDWFSKASSRARFSPIRKMFDPFMKSKSLRSPLGYVAEADNVKTIGMENMRRNRTFRKSLLHDFSHSPQNSELDSQFIKKDSIQSPVASSPVHLHGCLKVGVKQGVPFFEFSMNQPEDVFLAKTWKADNAFNWVYTFHSIGNRKKSNASIWGLSDSSKDSSIVAQMQVSCCLCSEIKDGGVLDNSMVTEFVLYDIAHARQHVSVLGSSGFDKTSTCSSPGLAVGCYESDDGFNLVKLRDHLNLASDSDEFELPSRSTPRLLADLHRNLEIAAIVIQVPFKKRESLKYRRGDKIGDVRHLNVLNVSTVEESKSNIQDSRSQEKVKVVIPTGNHGIPSSETQGPSSLLDRWRMGGGCDCGGWDMACPLVVFGNPSINCSEDQPLVDSERPFELFLQGAKEITPALTMTAIEGGYAVDFHAKLSTLQAFSICVAILHGTETSAGAGEAQSKHLSHCNSLKVLIEEEVKFLIESVTGEEKKVSKKVEAIPPSYVINPPFSPIARV